One region of Esox lucius isolate fEsoLuc1 chromosome 17, fEsoLuc1.pri, whole genome shotgun sequence genomic DNA includes:
- the LOC109616769 gene encoding inter-alpha-trypsin inhibitor heavy chain H3-like isoform X3, which produces MMEGVAVRVGLLGLLLAYVTSAPTNVNWDIYSFHINSTVTSRYATTVITSRVANQIDQSQEIEFHVKIPKNAFISKFRMTIEEKTYDGVVKQKEEAQQQYTQAVSRGQSAGIVSSVGRTLEEFKTSVTVAALSKVTFELTYEELLKRRLGKYELLIHARPMQPVADFKIDVYINEHPGINILEIKGGLSTKELANAISKTQTSTEAWVHFYPSKAQQSQCDSCGEEGLNGDLVIVYDVHRKKSIGDLKKSDGYFVHHFAPSDLPRIPKNVVFVIDRSGSMSGRKIEQTREALLKILEDLVEYDHFGLITFGSSVSPWKKELLPANQKNLEAAKKFVQNIRDRGATDINAAVLRGTDMLNRHLREGTASLLILLTDGDPTTGVTNLETIHKNIKEAINKRFLLYCLGFGMDVNFEFLEKMALENNGVGRRIYEDSDAALQLQGFYEEVATPLLTDVQMVYLGGANLTQTNFSQYYNGSEIVVAGQITDNNIEEFTAEVIAISKSNKLTYSETIPTEEPITARSDSNLQRLWAYLTVKQLLDKEVQLSGNEKETVKKEILDLCLKYGFVTPLTSMVVTKPQGEESQVAHKPKEGETPTVTFPSHTRTSLPRYTGFYEILAYPDRSGQPGISGGHGVPGPIGKTNFQVPTMEDRQRGQAGTARELSSDDEPTMEVQQRGQPEIETILSSNVALETEIEQYVQHEEIERLLVANLPTQIKTTTVSPLIRFLLPAVGQALPLCYDIPVGLSLRLLKDPNNDFSMNGQLGQSDSAGYQKIVLHYRSDQHIDFDTTGITFNNGQNATYFSWSVNINIEKDSVSLIIRDKEMDVTMGSTRVIIMLYERDGNVFLWPVLRQRPTGDNISGIMALQYLHCVLQPVHLSIRRSRKQH; this is translated from the exons ATGATGGAGGGAGTTGCAGTGCGAGTTGGCCTCCTTGGGCTGTTGCTGGCCTACGTTACTTCAGCGCCAACCAATGTG AACTGGGACATTTACAGCTTCCACATCAACTCCACAGTGACCAGTCGCTATGCAACCACTGTTATCACCAGTCGAGTGGCCAATCAGATCGACCAGTCACAGGAAATAGAATTCCATGTCAAGATTCCCAAGAATGCCTTCATCAGTAAATTCAGAAT GACCATTGAGGAAAAGACATATGATGGGGTTGTAAAACAGAAGGAGGAGGCCCAGCAGCAGTACACTCAGGCAGTGTCTCGTGGACAAAGTGCTGGTatagtcag TTCTGTGGGGAGGACCCTTGAGGAGTTTAAGACATCTGTGACTGTGGCTGCACTCAGTAAGGTGACCTTTGAACTCACATATGAGGAACTGCTGAAACGTCGCCTGGGAAAGTATGAACTCTTGATCCACGCTCGACCCATGCAGCCTGTTGCTGATTTCAag ATTGATGTGTACATCAATGAACACCCAGGCATTAACATCCTGGAGATTAAAGGAGGGCTGAGCACCAAAGAGCTGGCTAATGCCATCTCCAAAACACAGACTTCAACTGAG GCTTGGGTCCATTTCTACCCCAGTAAGGCACAGCAGAGTCAGTGTGACAGCTGTGGAGAGGAGGGCCTGAACGGAGACCTGGTCATTGTCTATGACGTCCACAGGAAAAAGTCCATAGGAGATCTCAAG AAGTCAGATGGGTATTTTGTCCATCACTTTGCTCCCAGTGATCTACCACGCATTCCAAAGAATGTGGTCTTCGTCATCGATCGGAGTGGCTCCATGAGTGGCAGgaaaattgaacag ACCCGTGAGGCTTTGTTGAAGATTCTCGAAGACCTGGTGGAGTACGACCACTTTGGCCTGATTACATTTGGCAGCTCAGTGTCTCCCTGGAAGAAAGAACTGCTTCCTGCCAATCAGAAAAACCTGGAGGCCGCCAAAAaatttgtacaaaatattaGAGACAGAGGAG CCACTGACATCAATGCTGCGGTGTTGAGGGGCACAGACATGCTGAACCGACACCTCCGAGAGGGAACAGCCTCTCTCCTCATACTGCTCACTGATGGAGACCCAACCACag GTGTGACCAACCTGGAAACTATCCACAAGAACATAAAAGAAGCCATTAATAAGAGATTCCTGCTCTACTGTCTCGGTTTTGGAATGGATGTTAACTTTGAGTTCCTGGAGAAGATGGCGCTGGAAAACAACGGTGTGGGACGCAGAATATATGAGGACTCTGATGCTGCTCTGCAGCTGCAG GGCTTTTATGAAGAGGTGGCCACACCCCTACTGACAGATGTACAGATGGTGTATCTGGGTGGGGCTAACCTGACCCAGACCAACTTCAGCCAATACTACAACGGCTCTGAGATTGTGGTAGCTGGCCAGATCACTGACAACAACATAGAGGAGTTCACAGCAGAGGTCATTGCCATATCG aaaAGCAACAAGTTGACGTACTCAGAGACAATACCTACAGAGGAGCCCATTACAGCCAGGTCAGACAGCAACCTTCAGAGGCTGTGGGCCTACCTGACTGTGAAGCAGCTATTGGACAAAGA GGTGCAGTTGAGCGGTAATGAGAAAGAGACGGTTAAGAAGGAGATCCTGGATCTTTGTCTGAAGTACGGCTTTGTGACTCCTCTCACCTCCATGGTGGTGACCAAACCCCAGGGGGAGGAGTCCCAGGTGGCCCATAAGCCCAAGGAGGGAGAGACGCCCACCGTGACCTTCCCAAGCCACA CCAGGACCAGCCTTCCCAGATACACAGGGTTCTATGAAATACTAGCGTACCCTGATAGATCAGGGCAACCTGGAATCTCAGGGGGCCATGGAGTGCCAGGACCCATAGGAAAGACAAATTTCCAAG TACCGACAATGGAAGATCGACAAAGAGGACAAGCTGGAACAGCAAGGGAACTCAGTTCAGATGATG AACCGACAATGGAAGTTCAACAAAGAGGACAACCTGAAATAGAAACGATACTCAGTTCAAATGTTG CACTGGAAACAGAAATAGAACAATATGTACAACATGAAG AAATAGAAAGATTGTTGGTTGCCAATCTTCCAACTCAAATAAAAACTACAACAG taaGTCCTCTTATAAGGTTCCTGTTGCCAGCTGTGGGTCAGGCCCTTCCACTGTGCTATGACATCCCTGTAGGTCTCTCACTCAGACTCCTAAAGGACCCCAACAACG ATTTTTCTATGAATGGTCAGCttggacagtcagacagtgcaGGCTACCAAAAGATTGTTCTCCATTACAGAAGTGATCAACATATTGATTTTGACACTACTGGCATTACCTTCAACAATGGACAGAATGCCACATATTTCTCCTGGAGTGTGAATATCAACATTGAAAAAGACAG TGTGTCTCTGATCATACGGGACAAAGAGATGGACGTCACCATGGGGTCAACACGGGTCATCATCATGCTCTATGAGAGGGATGGAAACGTGTTCCTGTGGCCCGTCCTGAGGCAGCGCCCAACAGGGGACAACATTTCTGGGATCATGG CCCTTCAGTATTTACACTGTGTGTTACAGCCCGTCCACCTGTCTATAAGGAGGTCCAGGAAACAACATTAA
- the LOC109616769 gene encoding inter-alpha-trypsin inhibitor heavy chain H3-like isoform X1, translating to MMEGVAVRVGLLGLLLAYVTSAPTNVNWDIYSFHINSTVTSRYATTVITSRVANQIDQSQEIEFHVKIPKNAFISKFRMTIEEKTYDGVVKQKEEAQQQYTQAVSRGQSAGIVSSVGRTLEEFKTSVTVAALSKVTFELTYEELLKRRLGKYELLIHARPMQPVADFKIDVYINEHPGINILEIKGGLSTKELANAISKTQTSTEAWVHFYPSKAQQSQCDSCGEEGLNGDLVIVYDVHRKKSIGDLKKSDGYFVHHFAPSDLPRIPKNVVFVIDRSGSMSGRKIEQTREALLKILEDLVEYDHFGLITFGSSVSPWKKELLPANQKNLEAAKKFVQNIRDRGATDINAAVLRGTDMLNRHLREGTASLLILLTDGDPTTGVTNLETIHKNIKEAINKRFLLYCLGFGMDVNFEFLEKMALENNGVGRRIYEDSDAALQLQGFYEEVATPLLTDVQMVYLGGANLTQTNFSQYYNGSEIVVAGQITDNNIEEFTAEVIAISKSNKLTYSETIPTEEPITARSDSNLQRLWAYLTVKQLLDKEVQLSGNEKETVKKEILDLCLKYGFVTPLTSMVVTKPQGEESQVAHKPKEGETPTVTFPSHTRTSLPRYTGFYEILAYPDRSGQPGISGGHGVPGPIGKTNFQVPTMEDRQRGQAGTARELSSDDEPTMEVQQRGQPEIETILSSNVALETEIEQYVQHEEIERLLVANLPTQIKTTTVSPLIRFLLPAVGQALPLCYDIPVGLSLRLLKDPNNDFSMNGQLGQSDSAGYQKIVLHYRSDQHIDFDTTGITFNNGQNATYFSWSVNINIEKDSVSLIIRDKEMDVTMGSTRVIIMLYERDGNVFLWPVLRQRPTGDNISGIMARPPVYKEVQETTLKLKIQDKEVDVSRASTVDLSVRSAPTVTCWLTPLQSALQGELADCTVSQL from the exons ATGATGGAGGGAGTTGCAGTGCGAGTTGGCCTCCTTGGGCTGTTGCTGGCCTACGTTACTTCAGCGCCAACCAATGTG AACTGGGACATTTACAGCTTCCACATCAACTCCACAGTGACCAGTCGCTATGCAACCACTGTTATCACCAGTCGAGTGGCCAATCAGATCGACCAGTCACAGGAAATAGAATTCCATGTCAAGATTCCCAAGAATGCCTTCATCAGTAAATTCAGAAT GACCATTGAGGAAAAGACATATGATGGGGTTGTAAAACAGAAGGAGGAGGCCCAGCAGCAGTACACTCAGGCAGTGTCTCGTGGACAAAGTGCTGGTatagtcag TTCTGTGGGGAGGACCCTTGAGGAGTTTAAGACATCTGTGACTGTGGCTGCACTCAGTAAGGTGACCTTTGAACTCACATATGAGGAACTGCTGAAACGTCGCCTGGGAAAGTATGAACTCTTGATCCACGCTCGACCCATGCAGCCTGTTGCTGATTTCAag ATTGATGTGTACATCAATGAACACCCAGGCATTAACATCCTGGAGATTAAAGGAGGGCTGAGCACCAAAGAGCTGGCTAATGCCATCTCCAAAACACAGACTTCAACTGAG GCTTGGGTCCATTTCTACCCCAGTAAGGCACAGCAGAGTCAGTGTGACAGCTGTGGAGAGGAGGGCCTGAACGGAGACCTGGTCATTGTCTATGACGTCCACAGGAAAAAGTCCATAGGAGATCTCAAG AAGTCAGATGGGTATTTTGTCCATCACTTTGCTCCCAGTGATCTACCACGCATTCCAAAGAATGTGGTCTTCGTCATCGATCGGAGTGGCTCCATGAGTGGCAGgaaaattgaacag ACCCGTGAGGCTTTGTTGAAGATTCTCGAAGACCTGGTGGAGTACGACCACTTTGGCCTGATTACATTTGGCAGCTCAGTGTCTCCCTGGAAGAAAGAACTGCTTCCTGCCAATCAGAAAAACCTGGAGGCCGCCAAAAaatttgtacaaaatattaGAGACAGAGGAG CCACTGACATCAATGCTGCGGTGTTGAGGGGCACAGACATGCTGAACCGACACCTCCGAGAGGGAACAGCCTCTCTCCTCATACTGCTCACTGATGGAGACCCAACCACag GTGTGACCAACCTGGAAACTATCCACAAGAACATAAAAGAAGCCATTAATAAGAGATTCCTGCTCTACTGTCTCGGTTTTGGAATGGATGTTAACTTTGAGTTCCTGGAGAAGATGGCGCTGGAAAACAACGGTGTGGGACGCAGAATATATGAGGACTCTGATGCTGCTCTGCAGCTGCAG GGCTTTTATGAAGAGGTGGCCACACCCCTACTGACAGATGTACAGATGGTGTATCTGGGTGGGGCTAACCTGACCCAGACCAACTTCAGCCAATACTACAACGGCTCTGAGATTGTGGTAGCTGGCCAGATCACTGACAACAACATAGAGGAGTTCACAGCAGAGGTCATTGCCATATCG aaaAGCAACAAGTTGACGTACTCAGAGACAATACCTACAGAGGAGCCCATTACAGCCAGGTCAGACAGCAACCTTCAGAGGCTGTGGGCCTACCTGACTGTGAAGCAGCTATTGGACAAAGA GGTGCAGTTGAGCGGTAATGAGAAAGAGACGGTTAAGAAGGAGATCCTGGATCTTTGTCTGAAGTACGGCTTTGTGACTCCTCTCACCTCCATGGTGGTGACCAAACCCCAGGGGGAGGAGTCCCAGGTGGCCCATAAGCCCAAGGAGGGAGAGACGCCCACCGTGACCTTCCCAAGCCACA CCAGGACCAGCCTTCCCAGATACACAGGGTTCTATGAAATACTAGCGTACCCTGATAGATCAGGGCAACCTGGAATCTCAGGGGGCCATGGAGTGCCAGGACCCATAGGAAAGACAAATTTCCAAG TACCGACAATGGAAGATCGACAAAGAGGACAAGCTGGAACAGCAAGGGAACTCAGTTCAGATGATG AACCGACAATGGAAGTTCAACAAAGAGGACAACCTGAAATAGAAACGATACTCAGTTCAAATGTTG CACTGGAAACAGAAATAGAACAATATGTACAACATGAAG AAATAGAAAGATTGTTGGTTGCCAATCTTCCAACTCAAATAAAAACTACAACAG taaGTCCTCTTATAAGGTTCCTGTTGCCAGCTGTGGGTCAGGCCCTTCCACTGTGCTATGACATCCCTGTAGGTCTCTCACTCAGACTCCTAAAGGACCCCAACAACG ATTTTTCTATGAATGGTCAGCttggacagtcagacagtgcaGGCTACCAAAAGATTGTTCTCCATTACAGAAGTGATCAACATATTGATTTTGACACTACTGGCATTACCTTCAACAATGGACAGAATGCCACATATTTCTCCTGGAGTGTGAATATCAACATTGAAAAAGACAG TGTGTCTCTGATCATACGGGACAAAGAGATGGACGTCACCATGGGGTCAACACGGGTCATCATCATGCTCTATGAGAGGGATGGAAACGTGTTCCTGTGGCCCGTCCTGAGGCAGCGCCCAACAGGGGACAACATTTCTGGGATCATGG CCCGTCCACCTGTCTATAAGGAGGTCCAGGAAACAACATTAAAACTTAAGATTCAGGACAAAGAAGTAGACGTCTCCAG ggcCTCTACTGTGGATCTCAGTGTTCGTTCAGCCCCCACCGTGACGTGCTGGTTGACTCCACTTCAGTCTGCCCTACAGGGGGAGCTAGCTGACTGCACTGTATCACAACTCTAA
- the LOC109616769 gene encoding inter-alpha-trypsin inhibitor heavy chain H3-like isoform X2 codes for MMEGVAVRVGLLGLLLAYVTSAPTNVNWDIYSFHINSTVTSRYATTVITSRVANQIDQSQEIEFHVKIPKNAFISKFRMTIEEKTYDGVVKQKEEAQQQYTQAVSRGQSAGIVSSVGRTLEEFKTSVTVAALSKVTFELTYEELLKRRLGKYELLIHARPMQPVADFKIDVYINEHPGINILEIKGGLSTKELANAISKTQTSTEAWVHFYPSKAQQSQCDSCGEEGLNGDLVIVYDVHRKKSIGDLKKSDGYFVHHFAPSDLPRIPKNVVFVIDRSGSMSGRKIEQTREALLKILEDLVEYDHFGLITFGSSVSPWKKELLPANQKNLEAAKKFVQNIRDRGATDINAAVLRGTDMLNRHLREGTASLLILLTDGDPTTGVTNLETIHKNIKEAINKRFLLYCLGFGMDVNFEFLEKMALENNGVGRRIYEDSDAALQLQGFYEEVATPLLTDVQMVYLGGANLTQTNFSQYYNGSEIVVAGQITDNNIEEFTAEVIAISKSNKLTYSETIPTEEPITARSDSNLQRLWAYLTVKQLLDKEVQLSGNEKETVKKEILDLCLKYGFVTPLTSMVVTKPQGEESQVAHKPKEGETPTVTFPSHTRTSLPRYTGFYEILAYPDRSGQPGISGGHGVPGPIGKTNFQVPTMEDRQRGQAGTARELSSDDEIERLLVANLPTQIKTTTVSPLIRFLLPAVGQALPLCYDIPVGLSLRLLKDPNNDFSMNGQLGQSDSAGYQKIVLHYRSDQHIDFDTTGITFNNGQNATYFSWSVNINIEKDSVSLIIRDKEMDVTMGSTRVIIMLYERDGNVFLWPVLRQRPTGDNISGIMARPPVYKEVQETTLKLKIQDKEVDVSRASTVDLSVRSAPTVTCWLTPLQSALQGELADCTVSQL; via the exons ATGATGGAGGGAGTTGCAGTGCGAGTTGGCCTCCTTGGGCTGTTGCTGGCCTACGTTACTTCAGCGCCAACCAATGTG AACTGGGACATTTACAGCTTCCACATCAACTCCACAGTGACCAGTCGCTATGCAACCACTGTTATCACCAGTCGAGTGGCCAATCAGATCGACCAGTCACAGGAAATAGAATTCCATGTCAAGATTCCCAAGAATGCCTTCATCAGTAAATTCAGAAT GACCATTGAGGAAAAGACATATGATGGGGTTGTAAAACAGAAGGAGGAGGCCCAGCAGCAGTACACTCAGGCAGTGTCTCGTGGACAAAGTGCTGGTatagtcag TTCTGTGGGGAGGACCCTTGAGGAGTTTAAGACATCTGTGACTGTGGCTGCACTCAGTAAGGTGACCTTTGAACTCACATATGAGGAACTGCTGAAACGTCGCCTGGGAAAGTATGAACTCTTGATCCACGCTCGACCCATGCAGCCTGTTGCTGATTTCAag ATTGATGTGTACATCAATGAACACCCAGGCATTAACATCCTGGAGATTAAAGGAGGGCTGAGCACCAAAGAGCTGGCTAATGCCATCTCCAAAACACAGACTTCAACTGAG GCTTGGGTCCATTTCTACCCCAGTAAGGCACAGCAGAGTCAGTGTGACAGCTGTGGAGAGGAGGGCCTGAACGGAGACCTGGTCATTGTCTATGACGTCCACAGGAAAAAGTCCATAGGAGATCTCAAG AAGTCAGATGGGTATTTTGTCCATCACTTTGCTCCCAGTGATCTACCACGCATTCCAAAGAATGTGGTCTTCGTCATCGATCGGAGTGGCTCCATGAGTGGCAGgaaaattgaacag ACCCGTGAGGCTTTGTTGAAGATTCTCGAAGACCTGGTGGAGTACGACCACTTTGGCCTGATTACATTTGGCAGCTCAGTGTCTCCCTGGAAGAAAGAACTGCTTCCTGCCAATCAGAAAAACCTGGAGGCCGCCAAAAaatttgtacaaaatattaGAGACAGAGGAG CCACTGACATCAATGCTGCGGTGTTGAGGGGCACAGACATGCTGAACCGACACCTCCGAGAGGGAACAGCCTCTCTCCTCATACTGCTCACTGATGGAGACCCAACCACag GTGTGACCAACCTGGAAACTATCCACAAGAACATAAAAGAAGCCATTAATAAGAGATTCCTGCTCTACTGTCTCGGTTTTGGAATGGATGTTAACTTTGAGTTCCTGGAGAAGATGGCGCTGGAAAACAACGGTGTGGGACGCAGAATATATGAGGACTCTGATGCTGCTCTGCAGCTGCAG GGCTTTTATGAAGAGGTGGCCACACCCCTACTGACAGATGTACAGATGGTGTATCTGGGTGGGGCTAACCTGACCCAGACCAACTTCAGCCAATACTACAACGGCTCTGAGATTGTGGTAGCTGGCCAGATCACTGACAACAACATAGAGGAGTTCACAGCAGAGGTCATTGCCATATCG aaaAGCAACAAGTTGACGTACTCAGAGACAATACCTACAGAGGAGCCCATTACAGCCAGGTCAGACAGCAACCTTCAGAGGCTGTGGGCCTACCTGACTGTGAAGCAGCTATTGGACAAAGA GGTGCAGTTGAGCGGTAATGAGAAAGAGACGGTTAAGAAGGAGATCCTGGATCTTTGTCTGAAGTACGGCTTTGTGACTCCTCTCACCTCCATGGTGGTGACCAAACCCCAGGGGGAGGAGTCCCAGGTGGCCCATAAGCCCAAGGAGGGAGAGACGCCCACCGTGACCTTCCCAAGCCACA CCAGGACCAGCCTTCCCAGATACACAGGGTTCTATGAAATACTAGCGTACCCTGATAGATCAGGGCAACCTGGAATCTCAGGGGGCCATGGAGTGCCAGGACCCATAGGAAAGACAAATTTCCAAG TACCGACAATGGAAGATCGACAAAGAGGACAAGCTGGAACAGCAAGGGAACTCAGTTCAGATGATG AAATAGAAAGATTGTTGGTTGCCAATCTTCCAACTCAAATAAAAACTACAACAG taaGTCCTCTTATAAGGTTCCTGTTGCCAGCTGTGGGTCAGGCCCTTCCACTGTGCTATGACATCCCTGTAGGTCTCTCACTCAGACTCCTAAAGGACCCCAACAACG ATTTTTCTATGAATGGTCAGCttggacagtcagacagtgcaGGCTACCAAAAGATTGTTCTCCATTACAGAAGTGATCAACATATTGATTTTGACACTACTGGCATTACCTTCAACAATGGACAGAATGCCACATATTTCTCCTGGAGTGTGAATATCAACATTGAAAAAGACAG TGTGTCTCTGATCATACGGGACAAAGAGATGGACGTCACCATGGGGTCAACACGGGTCATCATCATGCTCTATGAGAGGGATGGAAACGTGTTCCTGTGGCCCGTCCTGAGGCAGCGCCCAACAGGGGACAACATTTCTGGGATCATGG CCCGTCCACCTGTCTATAAGGAGGTCCAGGAAACAACATTAAAACTTAAGATTCAGGACAAAGAAGTAGACGTCTCCAG ggcCTCTACTGTGGATCTCAGTGTTCGTTCAGCCCCCACCGTGACGTGCTGGTTGACTCCACTTCAGTCTGCCCTACAGGGGGAGCTAGCTGACTGCACTGTATCACAACTCTAA